One genomic region from Osmerus eperlanus chromosome 6, fOsmEpe2.1, whole genome shotgun sequence encodes:
- the LOC134021949 gene encoding histone H2B-like: MPEPAKSAPKKGSKKAVSKTAAKGGKKRRKSRKESYAIYVYKVLKQVHPDTGISSKAMGIMNSFVNDIFERIAGESSRLAHYNKRSTITSREIQTAVRLLLPGELAKHAVSEGTKAVTKYTSSK, encoded by the coding sequence ATGCCTGAGCCAGCAAAGTCCGCGCCCAAGAAGGGCTCCAAGAAAGCCGTTTCCAAGACTGCCGCAAAGGGCGGGAAAAAGCGCAGGAAGTCCAGGAAAGAGAGCTACGCCATCTACGTGTACAAGGTACTGAAGCAGGTCCACCCCGACACCGGCATCTCCTCCAAGGCCATGGGAATCATGAATTCCTTCGTCAACGACATTTTCGAGCGTATCGCCGGAGAGTCGTCTCGCCTGGCTCACTACAACAAGCGATCAACCATCACCTCCAGGGAGATCCAGACCGCTGTCCGCCTTCTGCTCCCCGGTGAGTTGGCCAAGCACGCCGTGTCCGAGGGCACCAAGGCCGTGACCAAGTACACCAGCTCTAAGTAA
- the LOC134021936 gene encoding histone H1-like, translating into MAEVAPAPAPAKAPKKKAAAKPKKAGPSVGELIVKAVSASKERSGVSLAAVKKALAADGYDVEKNNSRVKIAVKSLVTKGTLVQTKGTGASGSFKINKEAEAKAKKPVKKVAAPKVKKAVAKKPVVAKKPKKVAAKKPAAVKKSPKKAKKPAAAKKATKSPKKVKKTATPKKTVAKSPKKAAKPKAAKPKAAKAKKPAPKKK; encoded by the coding sequence ATGGCAGAAGTCGCTCCAGCTCCCGCTCCTGCAAAGGCACCCAAGAAGAAGGCGGCAGCCAAGCCCAAGAAGGCTGGACCCAGCGTCGGCGAGTTGATCGTCAAGGCGGTGTCCGCTTCCAAGGAGAGAAGCGGCGTGTCCCTGGCAGCGGTCAAGAAAGCCCTGGCGGCCGACGGCTACGACGTAGAGAAGAACAACTCCCGCGTCAAGATCGCAGTGAAGAGCCTCGTCACCAAAGGAACCTTGGTCCAGACCAAAGGGACGGGCGCTTCGGGCTCTTTTAAGATTAACAAGGAGGCGGAGGCCAAGGCAAAGAAGCCCGTTAAGAAGGTCGCCGCTCCGAAAGTCAAAAAGGCAGTCGCCAAGAAACCCGTTGTTGCCAAAAAGCCCAAGAAGGTCGCTGCGAAGAAGCCCGCAGCTGTCAAGAAGTCACCCAAGAAGGCTAAGAAGCCCGCGGCAGCCAAGAAGGCAACCAAGAGCCCCAAGAAGGTGAAGAAGACCGCAACACCCAAGAAAACAGTGGCCAAGAGTCCCAAGAAGGCAGCCAAGCCCAAAGCAGCCAAGCCCAAGGCAGCCAAGGCAAAGAAACCAGCGCCTAAGAAGAAGTAA
- the LOC134021947 gene encoding histone H2A-like has translation MSGRGKTGGKARAKAKTITSINYRSSRAGLQFPVGRVHRLLRKGNYAQRVGAGAPVYLAAVLEYLTAEILELAGNAARDNKKTRIIPRHLQLAVRNDEELNKLLGGVTIAQGGVLPNIQAVLLPKKTEKAVKAK, from the exons ATGAGCGGAAGAGGCAAAACCGGAGGCAAAGCCAGGGCTAAGGCCAAGACCA TTACCTCCATTAACTATCGGTCATCCCGCGCCGGGCTCCAGTTCCCCGTGGGTCGTGTTCACAGGCTTCTCCGCAAGGGCAACTATGCGCAGCGTGTGGGAGCTGGCGCACCCGTCTACCTGGCCGCCGTGCTGGAGTACCTCACCGCTGAGATCCTGGAGTTGGCCGGCAACGCGGCTCGTGACAACAAGAAGACCCGTATCATCCCCCGTCACCTGCAGCTGGCCGTCCGCAacgacgaggaactcaacaaacTTCTCGGTGGCGTTACGATCGCTCAGGGTGGAGTGCTGCCCAACATCCAGGCGGTTCTTCTCCCCAAGAAGACCGAGAAGGCCGTTAAGGCCAAGTAA